The following is a genomic window from Pseudomonas promysalinigenes.
CTGGCACCCAGTCCAGCTCCAGCAGCACGGCGCGATAGTCCTGAAGCTGGCCATTGCAAACCAGATAATGGCGCCCTCCTTTGACGGGGGTATCGTCCACCTTCACTGGCACCACGCGGCTTTGGGCGATAGAGCGAATACCCGAGGTTCGAGCATGGAGGGTTGGCCCGCCGTCGAAAATATCGATGTAGTGCTCAGTCTCGAAACCCTCCCGCATCAGGATATCGAAGGTGATCTGCGCACGCGGGTGCACCTGGCCCATCGCCTCCTGCGCCGCATCGGGCAACAACGGCACATAGATGGGGTAATTGGGCATCAGTTCGGCAAGAAAGGTGCGGCTCTTGAGCCCACACAAACGCTCGGCTTGGGCGTAGTTGAGGTCGAAGAAATTGCGCCCGATGGAGTCCCAGAACGGCGACTCGCCCTGCTCATCGCTATAGCCGACGATCTCGGTAACCACCGAATCGGCGAAGCGCTCCGGGTGCGAGGCCATGAACAACAGGCGCCCCCGGGAGTTGAGTTCGGCCCAGCCACTGTCGACCAACTCAGGCAGCACATAGAAACTGGTCAGCAGGCTGTTGCCTGTGAGGTCATGGCACAGCGACAGCACATGGATCTTGTTGTGGATCTTCAGCTCTCGCGAGGCATGGACGAACGTCTCGTTGCGAAAACTGTAAAAAGGCTCGGAATAGCCCGCCGAAGCAACGATGGCCGAGCAGCCTGCAAGCTTGCCGGTGGCGCTGTCCTCGAGCACGAAGAAGTAGCTCTCTTCGCCATTGAAACTGACTTCGGCGGCGAATGAAGTTTCCGACGCGGCAATCTTGTCGCCAAGGCGAGCAGCGTCGTCCGGCAGCGAGGTGACACCAACGGGGCTGTCGGCAGCCATGCGCTGCACTTCGTTCAGGTCAGCCATTTGCGCGGGGCGCATCACCAGCATGGTGTCACTCCTTTGGAAAAACGGGCCATTGAAAAGGCACGGAAAAACCGCGGGCGCAAAGCACCCGCGCAGAAATTCGTCTTCACTTGCCCGGCGCCGGGGCTGACCGGGCAGTGAAAGGACCGCGGGCTGATCAGCCCTTGGTCAGTTGCGCCACCGCGCGCTCGAAGCGGTCCAAGCCTTCGTCGATATCGGCGTCCTCGACCACCAGGCTTGGCGCGAAGCGGACCACGTCAGGCCCTGCCTGCAGCACCATCACGCCTTCTTTTTCAGCAGCATTGAGCACGTCCTTGGCCTTGCCCTGCCAAGCGTCACTCAGCACACAACCGATCAGCAGGCCGACCCCACGCACTTTGCGGAACAGCCCGTACTGCTGGCCGATCTGCTCCAGGCGGGCCTTGAATCGCTCATGCTTGGCCTTGACGCCTGCCAGGGTCTGCGGGGTGTTGACCACGTCCAGCACGGCGCAGGCAACGGCGCAGCCGAGCGGATTGCCACCGTAGGTGGTGCCATGGGTGCCGACAGCCAGGTGCTTGGCAATGTCGGAAGTGGTCAGCATGGCGCCGATC
Proteins encoded in this region:
- the aruF gene encoding arginine/ornithine succinyltransferase subunit alpha; translated protein: MLVMRPAQMADLNEVQRMAADSPVGVTSLPDDAARLGDKIAASETSFAAEVSFNGEESYFFVLEDSATGKLAGCSAIVASAGYSEPFYSFRNETFVHASRELKIHNKIHVLSLCHDLTGNSLLTSFYVLPELVDSGWAELNSRGRLLFMASHPERFADSVVTEIVGYSDEQGESPFWDSIGRNFFDLNYAQAERLCGLKSRTFLAELMPNYPIYVPLLPDAAQEAMGQVHPRAQITFDILMREGFETEHYIDIFDGGPTLHARTSGIRSIAQSRVVPVKVDDTPVKGGRHYLVCNGQLQDYRAVLLELDWVPGKPVSLSSEAAEALGVGEGASVRLVAA